A window from Solea senegalensis isolate Sse05_10M linkage group LG15, IFAPA_SoseM_1, whole genome shotgun sequence encodes these proteins:
- the cuzd1.2 gene encoding deleted in malignant brain tumors 1 protein isoform X9 — MWSLLVLCSVLATHRVQETTAWTTPPETTAWTAPPETTPEPEYTATTAPPETTATTAPPETTATTAPPETTGHRSCRYNCGYDLGVCSCRSSCNYYGTCCYDYNNYCLGTTAPPETTATTAPPDTTGHRSCRYNCGYDLGVCSCRSSCNYYGTCCYDYNNYCLGTTTAPTDTTTAPETTMATAPPDTTGHRSCRYNCGYDLGVCSCRSSCNYYGTCCYDYNNYCPGTTTAPPYTTAPPETTQTTEPPETTGHRSCRYNCGYDLGVCSCRSSCNYYGTCCYDYNNYCLGTTTAPTDTTTAPETTMATAPPDTTGHRSCRYNCGYDLGVCSCRSSCNYYGTCCYDYNNYCPGTTTAPAETTTATAPPTTTGHRSCRYNCGYDLGVCSCRSSCRYNGNCCNDYNYYCPATTAPPTTTGHRSCRYNCGYDLGVCSCRSSCRYNGNCCNDYNYYCPATTAPTTTGHRSCRYNCGYDLGVCSCRSSCRYNGNCCNDYNYYCPATTAPPTTTGHRSCRYNCGYDLGVCSCRSSCRYNGNCCYDYNYYCPVTETTTRPTTQTSEYVTCRNNCGREWAVCSCASSCERYGNCCYDYHSHCSISTTTPVNMSCRYNCGWNMGVCSCANSCVQHGTCCPDYYPVCATPSTTPAPACGGSQYSSGYFTSPNHPHYYQDGANCVWYLKTSHDQRIFLSFLFLELENCCSCDYINIYDGPSLNSRYLGKVCEGSTSSFSSSSNTMTVHFRSDQSVVGRGFKAEFKSILPPHSGRVHCSSYDMEIVIERSYLSSVGYDGKTLYLDDPQCKPTVTWSQVVFRYPLESCGNVRKFQNGSAIYTNAVRAYNSIPTGEITRLSHFKLIVDCRMAKDSVSHNMYLAHSINDSTIIGSGRFNSTMHFYTSDGFHTIVTESPHQVSLNQYLFIEVRLDRFDSALILAFDSCVASPNKDDFHTRPYYLIRNGCEADSTVYIHYKHNPQHYARFRVKAFQFLRASDRVYLQCKVLICDRSDQNSRCRHMCMKRRTRRHLGSEQASQTLILGPIQLKEPEKIEDPVQIKV; from the exons ATGTGGAGTCTGTTGGTTCTTTGCAGTGTGCTCGCCACGCATAGAGTGCAAG AAACGACTGCGTGGACAACACCTCCAGAAACGACTGCGTGGACAGCACCTCCAGAAACAACTCCAGAACCAGAATACACAG CAACGACTGCACCACCAGAAACAACAG CAACGACTGCACCACCAGAAACAACAG CAACGACTGCACCACCAGAAACAACAG GACACAGGTCCTGTCGTTACAACTGTGGTTATGACCTGGGAGTCTGCTCCTGCCGCAGCTCATGTAACTACTATGGTACCTGTTGCTATGACTACAACA ACTACTGCCTTGGAACGACAGCACCTCCAGAAACCACAG CAACGACTGCACCACCAGATACAACAG GACACAGGTCCTGTCGTTACAACTGTGGTTATGACCTGGGAGTCTGCTCCTGCCGCAGCTCATGTAACTACTATGGTACCTGTTGCTATGACTACAACA ACTACTGCCTtggaacaacaacagcaccaacAGATACAACAA cagctccagaaaCGACTATGGCGACTGCACCACCAGATACAACAG GACACAGGTCCTGTCGTTACAACTGTGGTTATGACCTGGGAGTCTGCTCCTGCCGCAGCTCATGTAACTACTATGGTACCTGTTGCTATGACTACAACA ACTACTGCCCtggaacaacaacagcaccaccATATACAACAG CACCTCCAGAAACAACTCAGACGACTGAACCACCAGAAACAACAG GACACAGGTCCTGTCGTTACAACTGTGGTTATGACCTGGGAGTCTGCTCCTGCCGCAGCTCATGTAACTACTATGGTACCTGTTGCTATGACTACAACA ACTACTGCCTtggaacaacaacagcaccaacAGATACAACAA cagctccagaaaCGACTATGGCGACTGCACCACCAGATACAACAG GACACAGGTCCTGTCGTTACAACTGTGGTTATGACCTGGGAGTCTGCTCCTGCCGCAGCTCGTGTAACTACTATGGTACCTGTTGCTATGACTACAACA ACTACTGCCCtggaacaacaacagcaccagcAGAAACGACTACGGCAACTGCACCACCAACAACCACAG GACACAGGTCCTGTCGTTACAACTGTGGTTATGACCTGGGAGTCTGCTCCTGCCGCAGCTCGTGTAGATACAATGGCAACTGTTGCAATGACTACAACT ATTACTGCCCTGCAACGACTGCACCACCAACAACCACAG GACACAGGTCCTGTCGTTACAACTGTGGTTATGACCTGGGAGTCTGCTCCTGCCGCAGCTCGTGTAGATACAATGGCAACTGTTGCAATGACTACAACT ATTACTGCCCTGCAACGACTGCACCAACAACCACAG GACACAGGTCCTGTCGTTACAACTGTGGTTATGACCTGGGAGTCTGCTCCTGCCGCAGCTCGTGTAGATACAATGGCAACTGTTGCAATGACTACAACT ATTACTGCCCTGCAACGACTGCACCACCAACAACCACAG GACACAGGTCCTGTCGTTACAACTGTGGTTATGACCTGGGAGTCTGCTCCTGCCGCAGCTCGTGTAGATACAATGGCAACTGTTGCTATGACTACAACT ACTACTGCCCCGTAACGGAAACAACAACGAGACCCACAACGCAAACCTCAG AATATGTCACCTGTCGTAACAACTGTGGCAGAGAGTGGGCAGTCTGTTCCTGCGCAAGCTCCTGTGAACGCTACGGCAACTGTTGCTATGACTATCACT CCCACTGCTCAATCTCAACCACAACCCCAG TTAACATGTCCTGTCGTTACAACTGTGGTTGGAACATGGGAGTCTGCTCATGCGCCAACTCTTGTGTACAACATGGCACCTGTTGCCCAGACTACTACC CCGTCTGCGCAACACCATCCACAACACCAG CACCGGCCTGTGGAGGTTCCCAGTACAGTTCTGGATACTTCACCAGCCCAAACCATCCCCACTACTACCAGGATGGCGCCAACTGCGTCTGGTACCTCAAAACTTCACATGACCAAAGAATCTTCCTGTCATTCTTATTCCTGGA ATTGGAGAACTGCTGCTCCTGTGACTACATTAACATCTACGATGGGCCGTCTCTTAATTCACGATACTTGGGCAAAGTGTGCGAGGGCAGCACaagctccttctcctccagctccaacACCATGACGGTACATTTCAGGAGCGATCAGTCGGTGGTTGGCCGTGGATTCAAAGCTGAGTTCAAGAGTATTCTGCCACCACACTCAG GTCGAGTTCACTGTTCCTCATATGACATGGAAATTGTGATTGAGAGAAGCTACCTGAGCTCTGTCGGCTATGATGGCAAAACTCTGTACCTGGACGACCCACAATGCAAACCCACGGTTACCTGGAGCCAGGTGGTCTTCAGATACCCTCTCGAATCTTGTGGCAACGTTCGAAAG TTTCAGAATGGCAGCGCTATCTACACCAACGCTGTCCGTGCCTACAACAGCATACCCACCGGAGAGATCACGCGCCTGTCTCACTTTAAGCTGATTGTGGACTGTCGGATGGCGAAGGACTCAGTGTCCCATAATATGTACCTTGCACACAGTATAAATGACAGCACCATTATCGGATCAGGCAGATTCAACTCCACCATGCATTTCTACACTAGTGATGGCTTCCACACCATT gTCACCGAATCTCCGCATCAAGTGTCGCTTAACCAGTACCTGTTTATCGAAGTCCGACTGGATCGCTTTGACAGTGCGCTGATTCTCGCCTTTGACAGCTGTGTGGCCTCGCCAAATAAAGACGACTTCCACACCAGACCTTA
- the cuzd1.2 gene encoding deleted in malignant brain tumors 1 protein isoform X4 — protein sequence MWSLLVLCSVLATHRVQETTAWTTPPETTAWTAPPETTPEPEYTATTAPPETTATTAPPETTATTAPPETTGHRSCRYNCGYDLGVCSCRSSCNYYGTCCYDYNNYCLGTTAPPETTATTAPPETTATTAPPDTTGHRSCRYNCGYDLGVCSCRSSCNYYGTCCYDYNNYCLGTTTAPTDTTTAPETTMATAPPDTTGHRSCRYNCGYDLGVCSCRSSCNYYGTCCYDYNNYCPGTTTAPPYTTAPPETTQTTEPPETTGHRSCRYNCGYDLGVCSCRSSCNYYGTCCYDYNNYCLGTTTAPTDTTTAPETTMATAPPDTTGHRSCRYNCGYDLGVCSCRSSCNYYGTCCYDYNNYCPGTTTAPAETTTATAPPTTTGHRSCRYNCGYDLGVCSCRSSCRYNGNCCNDYNYYCPATTAPPTTTGHRSCRYNCGYDLGVCSCRSSCRYNGNCCNDYNYYCPATTAPTTTGHRSCRYNCGYDLGVCSCRSSCRYNGNCCNDYNYYCPATTAPPTTTGHRSCRYNCGYDLGVCSCRSSCRYNGNCCYDYNYYCPVTETTTRPTTQTSEYVTCRNNCGREWAVCSCASSCERYGNCCYDYHSHCSISTTTPVNMSCRYNCGWNMGVCSCANSCVQHGTCCPDYYPVCATPSTTPAPACGGSQYSSGYFTSPNHPHYYQDGANCVWYLKTSHDQRIFLSFLFLELENCCSCDYINIYDGPSLNSRYLGKVCEGSTSSFSSSSNTMTVHFRSDQSVVGRGFKAEFKSILPPHSGRVHCSSYDMEIVIERSYLSSVGYDGKTLYLDDPQCKPTVTWSQVVFRYPLESCGNVRKFQNGSAIYTNAVRAYNSIPTGEITRLSHFKLIVDCRMAKDSVSHNMYLAHSINDSTIIGSGRFNSTMHFYTSDGFHTIVTESPHQVSLNQYLFIEVRLDRFDSALILAFDSCVASPNKDDFHTRPYYLIRNGCEADSTVYIHYKHNPQHYARFRVKAFQFLRASDRVYLQCKVLICDRSDQNSRCRHMCMKRRTRRHLGSEQASQTLILGPIQLKEPEKIEDPVQIKV from the exons ATGTGGAGTCTGTTGGTTCTTTGCAGTGTGCTCGCCACGCATAGAGTGCAAG AAACGACTGCGTGGACAACACCTCCAGAAACGACTGCGTGGACAGCACCTCCAGAAACAACTCCAGAACCAGAATACACAG CAACGACTGCACCACCAGAAACAACAG CAACGACTGCACCACCAGAAACAACAG CAACGACTGCACCACCAGAAACAACAG GACACAGGTCCTGTCGTTACAACTGTGGTTATGACCTGGGAGTCTGCTCCTGCCGCAGCTCATGTAACTACTATGGTACCTGTTGCTATGACTACAACA ACTACTGCCTTGGAACGACAGCACCTCCAGAAACCACAG CAACGACTGCACCACCAGAAACAACAG CAACGACTGCACCACCAGATACAACAG GACACAGGTCCTGTCGTTACAACTGTGGTTATGACCTGGGAGTCTGCTCCTGCCGCAGCTCATGTAACTACTATGGTACCTGTTGCTATGACTACAACA ACTACTGCCTtggaacaacaacagcaccaacAGATACAACAA cagctccagaaaCGACTATGGCGACTGCACCACCAGATACAACAG GACACAGGTCCTGTCGTTACAACTGTGGTTATGACCTGGGAGTCTGCTCCTGCCGCAGCTCATGTAACTACTATGGTACCTGTTGCTATGACTACAACA ACTACTGCCCtggaacaacaacagcaccaccATATACAACAG CACCTCCAGAAACAACTCAGACGACTGAACCACCAGAAACAACAG GACACAGGTCCTGTCGTTACAACTGTGGTTATGACCTGGGAGTCTGCTCCTGCCGCAGCTCATGTAACTACTATGGTACCTGTTGCTATGACTACAACA ACTACTGCCTtggaacaacaacagcaccaacAGATACAACAA cagctccagaaaCGACTATGGCGACTGCACCACCAGATACAACAG GACACAGGTCCTGTCGTTACAACTGTGGTTATGACCTGGGAGTCTGCTCCTGCCGCAGCTCGTGTAACTACTATGGTACCTGTTGCTATGACTACAACA ACTACTGCCCtggaacaacaacagcaccagcAGAAACGACTACGGCAACTGCACCACCAACAACCACAG GACACAGGTCCTGTCGTTACAACTGTGGTTATGACCTGGGAGTCTGCTCCTGCCGCAGCTCGTGTAGATACAATGGCAACTGTTGCAATGACTACAACT ATTACTGCCCTGCAACGACTGCACCACCAACAACCACAG GACACAGGTCCTGTCGTTACAACTGTGGTTATGACCTGGGAGTCTGCTCCTGCCGCAGCTCGTGTAGATACAATGGCAACTGTTGCAATGACTACAACT ATTACTGCCCTGCAACGACTGCACCAACAACCACAG GACACAGGTCCTGTCGTTACAACTGTGGTTATGACCTGGGAGTCTGCTCCTGCCGCAGCTCGTGTAGATACAATGGCAACTGTTGCAATGACTACAACT ATTACTGCCCTGCAACGACTGCACCACCAACAACCACAG GACACAGGTCCTGTCGTTACAACTGTGGTTATGACCTGGGAGTCTGCTCCTGCCGCAGCTCGTGTAGATACAATGGCAACTGTTGCTATGACTACAACT ACTACTGCCCCGTAACGGAAACAACAACGAGACCCACAACGCAAACCTCAG AATATGTCACCTGTCGTAACAACTGTGGCAGAGAGTGGGCAGTCTGTTCCTGCGCAAGCTCCTGTGAACGCTACGGCAACTGTTGCTATGACTATCACT CCCACTGCTCAATCTCAACCACAACCCCAG TTAACATGTCCTGTCGTTACAACTGTGGTTGGAACATGGGAGTCTGCTCATGCGCCAACTCTTGTGTACAACATGGCACCTGTTGCCCAGACTACTACC CCGTCTGCGCAACACCATCCACAACACCAG CACCGGCCTGTGGAGGTTCCCAGTACAGTTCTGGATACTTCACCAGCCCAAACCATCCCCACTACTACCAGGATGGCGCCAACTGCGTCTGGTACCTCAAAACTTCACATGACCAAAGAATCTTCCTGTCATTCTTATTCCTGGA ATTGGAGAACTGCTGCTCCTGTGACTACATTAACATCTACGATGGGCCGTCTCTTAATTCACGATACTTGGGCAAAGTGTGCGAGGGCAGCACaagctccttctcctccagctccaacACCATGACGGTACATTTCAGGAGCGATCAGTCGGTGGTTGGCCGTGGATTCAAAGCTGAGTTCAAGAGTATTCTGCCACCACACTCAG GTCGAGTTCACTGTTCCTCATATGACATGGAAATTGTGATTGAGAGAAGCTACCTGAGCTCTGTCGGCTATGATGGCAAAACTCTGTACCTGGACGACCCACAATGCAAACCCACGGTTACCTGGAGCCAGGTGGTCTTCAGATACCCTCTCGAATCTTGTGGCAACGTTCGAAAG TTTCAGAATGGCAGCGCTATCTACACCAACGCTGTCCGTGCCTACAACAGCATACCCACCGGAGAGATCACGCGCCTGTCTCACTTTAAGCTGATTGTGGACTGTCGGATGGCGAAGGACTCAGTGTCCCATAATATGTACCTTGCACACAGTATAAATGACAGCACCATTATCGGATCAGGCAGATTCAACTCCACCATGCATTTCTACACTAGTGATGGCTTCCACACCATT gTCACCGAATCTCCGCATCAAGTGTCGCTTAACCAGTACCTGTTTATCGAAGTCCGACTGGATCGCTTTGACAGTGCGCTGATTCTCGCCTTTGACAGCTGTGTGGCCTCGCCAAATAAAGACGACTTCCACACCAGACCTTA
- the cuzd1.2 gene encoding deleted in malignant brain tumors 1 protein isoform X1, producing the protein MWSLLVLCSVLATHRVQETTAWTTPPETTAWTAPPETTPEPEYTATTAPPETTATTAPPETTATTAPPETTGHRSCRYNCGYDLGVCSCRSSCNYYGTCCYDYNNYCLGTTAPPETTATTAPPETTATTAPPETTATTAPPDTTGHRSCRYNCGYDLGVCSCRSSCNYYGTCCYDYNNYCLGTTTAPTDTTTAPETTMATAPPDTTGHRSCRYNCGYDLGVCSCRSSCNYYGTCCYDYNNYCPGTTTAPPYTTAPPETTQTTEPPETTGHRSCRYNCGYDLGVCSCRSSCNYYGTCCYDYNNYCLGTTTAPTDTTTAPETTMATAPPDTTGHRSCRYNCGYDLGVCSCRSSCNYYGTCCYDYNNYCPGTTTAPAETTTATAPPTTTGHRSCRYNCGYDLGVCSCRSSCRYNGNCCNDYNYYCPATTAPPTTTGHRSCRYNCGYDLGVCSCRSSCRYNGNCCNDYNYYCPATTAPTTTGHRSCRYNCGYDLGVCSCRSSCRYNGNCCNDYNYYCPATTAPPTTTGHRSCRYNCGYDLGVCSCRSSCRYNGNCCYDYNYYCPVTETTTRPTTQTSEYVTCRNNCGREWAVCSCASSCERYGNCCYDYHSHCSISTTTPVNMSCRYNCGWNMGVCSCANSCVQHGTCCPDYYPVCATPSTTPAPACGGSQYSSGYFTSPNHPHYYQDGANCVWYLKTSHDQRIFLSFLFLELENCCSCDYINIYDGPSLNSRYLGKVCEGSTSSFSSSSNTMTVHFRSDQSVVGRGFKAEFKSILPPHSGRVHCSSYDMEIVIERSYLSSVGYDGKTLYLDDPQCKPTVTWSQVVFRYPLESCGNVRKFQNGSAIYTNAVRAYNSIPTGEITRLSHFKLIVDCRMAKDSVSHNMYLAHSINDSTIIGSGRFNSTMHFYTSDGFHTIVTESPHQVSLNQYLFIEVRLDRFDSALILAFDSCVASPNKDDFHTRPYYLIRNGCEADSTVYIHYKHNPQHYARFRVKAFQFLRASDRVYLQCKVLICDRSDQNSRCRHMCMKRRTRRHLGSEQASQTLILGPIQLKEPEKIEDPVQIKV; encoded by the exons ATGTGGAGTCTGTTGGTTCTTTGCAGTGTGCTCGCCACGCATAGAGTGCAAG AAACGACTGCGTGGACAACACCTCCAGAAACGACTGCGTGGACAGCACCTCCAGAAACAACTCCAGAACCAGAATACACAG CAACGACTGCACCACCAGAAACAACAG CAACGACTGCACCACCAGAAACAACAG CAACGACTGCACCACCAGAAACAACAG GACACAGGTCCTGTCGTTACAACTGTGGTTATGACCTGGGAGTCTGCTCCTGCCGCAGCTCATGTAACTACTATGGTACCTGTTGCTATGACTACAACA ACTACTGCCTTGGAACGACAGCACCTCCAGAAACCACAG caacGACTGCACCACCAGAAACAACAG CAACGACTGCACCACCAGAAACAACAG CAACGACTGCACCACCAGATACAACAG GACACAGGTCCTGTCGTTACAACTGTGGTTATGACCTGGGAGTCTGCTCCTGCCGCAGCTCATGTAACTACTATGGTACCTGTTGCTATGACTACAACA ACTACTGCCTtggaacaacaacagcaccaacAGATACAACAA cagctccagaaaCGACTATGGCGACTGCACCACCAGATACAACAG GACACAGGTCCTGTCGTTACAACTGTGGTTATGACCTGGGAGTCTGCTCCTGCCGCAGCTCATGTAACTACTATGGTACCTGTTGCTATGACTACAACA ACTACTGCCCtggaacaacaacagcaccaccATATACAACAG CACCTCCAGAAACAACTCAGACGACTGAACCACCAGAAACAACAG GACACAGGTCCTGTCGTTACAACTGTGGTTATGACCTGGGAGTCTGCTCCTGCCGCAGCTCATGTAACTACTATGGTACCTGTTGCTATGACTACAACA ACTACTGCCTtggaacaacaacagcaccaacAGATACAACAA cagctccagaaaCGACTATGGCGACTGCACCACCAGATACAACAG GACACAGGTCCTGTCGTTACAACTGTGGTTATGACCTGGGAGTCTGCTCCTGCCGCAGCTCGTGTAACTACTATGGTACCTGTTGCTATGACTACAACA ACTACTGCCCtggaacaacaacagcaccagcAGAAACGACTACGGCAACTGCACCACCAACAACCACAG GACACAGGTCCTGTCGTTACAACTGTGGTTATGACCTGGGAGTCTGCTCCTGCCGCAGCTCGTGTAGATACAATGGCAACTGTTGCAATGACTACAACT ATTACTGCCCTGCAACGACTGCACCACCAACAACCACAG GACACAGGTCCTGTCGTTACAACTGTGGTTATGACCTGGGAGTCTGCTCCTGCCGCAGCTCGTGTAGATACAATGGCAACTGTTGCAATGACTACAACT ATTACTGCCCTGCAACGACTGCACCAACAACCACAG GACACAGGTCCTGTCGTTACAACTGTGGTTATGACCTGGGAGTCTGCTCCTGCCGCAGCTCGTGTAGATACAATGGCAACTGTTGCAATGACTACAACT ATTACTGCCCTGCAACGACTGCACCACCAACAACCACAG GACACAGGTCCTGTCGTTACAACTGTGGTTATGACCTGGGAGTCTGCTCCTGCCGCAGCTCGTGTAGATACAATGGCAACTGTTGCTATGACTACAACT ACTACTGCCCCGTAACGGAAACAACAACGAGACCCACAACGCAAACCTCAG AATATGTCACCTGTCGTAACAACTGTGGCAGAGAGTGGGCAGTCTGTTCCTGCGCAAGCTCCTGTGAACGCTACGGCAACTGTTGCTATGACTATCACT CCCACTGCTCAATCTCAACCACAACCCCAG TTAACATGTCCTGTCGTTACAACTGTGGTTGGAACATGGGAGTCTGCTCATGCGCCAACTCTTGTGTACAACATGGCACCTGTTGCCCAGACTACTACC CCGTCTGCGCAACACCATCCACAACACCAG CACCGGCCTGTGGAGGTTCCCAGTACAGTTCTGGATACTTCACCAGCCCAAACCATCCCCACTACTACCAGGATGGCGCCAACTGCGTCTGGTACCTCAAAACTTCACATGACCAAAGAATCTTCCTGTCATTCTTATTCCTGGA ATTGGAGAACTGCTGCTCCTGTGACTACATTAACATCTACGATGGGCCGTCTCTTAATTCACGATACTTGGGCAAAGTGTGCGAGGGCAGCACaagctccttctcctccagctccaacACCATGACGGTACATTTCAGGAGCGATCAGTCGGTGGTTGGCCGTGGATTCAAAGCTGAGTTCAAGAGTATTCTGCCACCACACTCAG GTCGAGTTCACTGTTCCTCATATGACATGGAAATTGTGATTGAGAGAAGCTACCTGAGCTCTGTCGGCTATGATGGCAAAACTCTGTACCTGGACGACCCACAATGCAAACCCACGGTTACCTGGAGCCAGGTGGTCTTCAGATACCCTCTCGAATCTTGTGGCAACGTTCGAAAG TTTCAGAATGGCAGCGCTATCTACACCAACGCTGTCCGTGCCTACAACAGCATACCCACCGGAGAGATCACGCGCCTGTCTCACTTTAAGCTGATTGTGGACTGTCGGATGGCGAAGGACTCAGTGTCCCATAATATGTACCTTGCACACAGTATAAATGACAGCACCATTATCGGATCAGGCAGATTCAACTCCACCATGCATTTCTACACTAGTGATGGCTTCCACACCATT gTCACCGAATCTCCGCATCAAGTGTCGCTTAACCAGTACCTGTTTATCGAAGTCCGACTGGATCGCTTTGACAGTGCGCTGATTCTCGCCTTTGACAGCTGTGTGGCCTCGCCAAATAAAGACGACTTCCACACCAGACCTTA